One window of Trichoderma breve strain T069 chromosome 3, whole genome shotgun sequence genomic DNA carries:
- a CDS encoding n-acetyltransferase domain-containing protein, whose amino-acid sequence MAAYSQDQLTRYLEHISYPRSQHPRDELQLLTELQAHHLARVPFESIGLHYSPHRTLSLDPDALFEKVVEKSKGGYCLEMNTFFCEILKVLGFTVLPIGARVKVGPRYGGMTHCANIVTISERRFLVDVAFGSYGVFRPVPLTSGFEFDNILPRRGKLEFRPIAQSTSPSTQPLWVYSSQDDPSAEWVERYCFTETEYFREDYEVNNYFCSTNRTSIFVNQVIVLKGILNDKGDGLQGVLTMFQGEVRKRVEGVEGIEVLETMSNEEERVKALEKWFLIPLTKLEAKAIQRLPSELTQFRKSAVS is encoded by the exons ATGGCTGCATATTCGCAAGACCAACTCACGCGCTACCTCGAGCACATATCATACCCTCGCTCACAACATCCCCGAGATGAACTCCAGCTGCTCACCGAActccaagcccatcatctCGCCCGGGTACCCTTCGAGTCCATCGGCCTTCACTACTCCCCTCATCGCACCCTGTCCCTCGACCCAGATGCCCTATTCGAAAAGGTcgtggagaagagcaaaggcGGCTACTGTCTCGAGATGAACACCTTCTTCTGCGAGATCCTCAAGGTCCTGGGATTCACCGTCCTCCCCATCGGCGCAAGAGTCAAAGTCGGTCCCCGATACGGCGGCAT GACTCACTGCGCCAACATTGTCACCATCAGCGAGAGGCGCTTCCTCGTCGACGTCGCCTTCGGCAGCTACGGCGTCTTCCGTCCCGTGCCATTAACATCCGGCTTCGAATTCGACAACATCCTCCCCCGGCGGGGAAAACTCGAGTTCCGCCCCATCGCACAATCCACTTCCCCCTCTACCCAACCATTATGGGTGTATTCCTCCCAAGACGACCCTTCAGCCGAATGGGTCGAGCGGTACTGCTTCACGGAGACGGAGTATTTCCGCGAAGATTATGAAGTGAACAATTACTTCTGCAGCACGAACCGCACGTCTATTTTTGTCAACCAGGTTATTGTCTTGAAGGGCATTCTGAACGACAAGGGGGATGGTCTGCAAGGTGTGTTGACTATGTTCCAGGGGGAGGTGAGAAAGCGGGTTGAGGGTGTAGAGGGGATTGAAGTGCTGGAGACGATGAGTaacgaggaggagagagtTAAGGCGCTGGAGAAGTGGTTTTTGATACCGTTGACAAAGTTGGAGGCGAAGGCCATTCAGAGACTGCCGAGTGAGCTGACGCAGTTCCGCAAGAGTGCGGTATCATGA
- a CDS encoding protein HRI1 domain-containing protein — MASISFRKFIRWLPDEASEPTSTLVLTSPEKRFVDIRVTLADDSDSLAASEDAEILPLSRLDWAMAGTSSSTVLSEGHSLSQWKHWIDSRSLDAPPDEGHMYAQPDGLSTLEKGQMTNPATGKDTDYEEMWFDPPPKTTGGNKALCVVLMMEDEEKGKKGMFVRLGEWAQVFVRDGAGEEDLVAERWEWRDDDGKGWRRRVRLGDEGRKLPCEEVLGAVDVKVGGEVRVGDEVWRVVEATEI; from the exons ATGGCTAGTATTTCGTTTCGCAAGTTTATTCGATGGCTGCCGGACGAGGCGAGCGAACCAACCTCTACGCTGGTTCTGACGTCTCCCGAAAAGAGGTTTGTCGATATACGAGTGACGTTGGCAGATGACAGTGATTCTCTGGCTGCATCTGAAG atgcagagattCTTCCATTGAGTCGCCTAGACTGGGCCATGGCAGGgacatcttcatcgactGTCCTCAGTGAAGGACACTCCCTTTCCCAATGGAAGCACTGGATCGATTCTCGGTCATTGGATGCGCCCCCCGATGAAGGCCATATGTACGCCCAGCCGGATGGATTGAGCACCCTTGAAAAAGGGCAGATGACGAACCCTGCCACGGGGAAAGATACAGACTACGAAGAAATGTGGTTCGACCCGCCGCCAAAGACTACGGGCGGGAACAAGGCGCTGTGCGTGGTGCTCATgatggaggacgaggagaaggggaagaagggcatGTTTGTTAGGCTTGGTGAGTGGGCGCAGGTATTTGTGAGGGACGGGGCTGGTGAGGAGGATCTTGTGGCGGAGAGGTGGGAGTggcgagatgatgatgggaagggatggaggaggagggtgagaTTGGGAGATGAGGGGAGGAAGTTGCCGTGTGAGGAGGTTTTGGGAGCGGTGGATGTCAAGGTTGGTGGTGAGGTGAGAGTTGGGGATGAGGTTTGGAGAGTTGTGGAGGCGACAGAGATATAA